The following proteins come from a genomic window of Carcharodon carcharias isolate sCarCar2 chromosome 10, sCarCar2.pri, whole genome shotgun sequence:
- the LOC121282950 gene encoding E3 ubiquitin-protein ligase RNF43 isoform X2 gives MKVINTNGEAVVRIHVKSDTLGRPAYDVGILMTLIVAFSVVGMILAVRIKCKQNRNRNSLQQQTINAISRLATRRYQSRCRSQGHERQSSLDSQSSSMSEPVCAICLEEFAEGQDLRIISCFHEFHKECVDPWLLQHRTCPLCMYNIIEGSSSVAQHEVHDQANSAAQLNQRVHLLRRYPGHAHLHRSNTAIPSRAPHLNNPRTPGMQIAPPGHYFVTPEVYRVGFNTMRYVATRPQQPSNLHRCNYRRADGQGVFYRHHRPFTVRKGPPWPDESLHRPCLHKPPCRPQQLSACSIPLSSHNLKPNCAPAHSQITSNHDNRSCSGDSFGINCSVRSGYLADSPGSDSSSGPCHCSSSDSTLDCTDISNHCTYGSQSTFRSSLSSEYDPLVYCGTGGESMKGSSFEERRPKSLDSVSGPQEDHVLSHTHYHHHRHHHNGDAHPSPEGEHCMSPGKSPSQKQENEQLEEFMSNIQHHQQQAEFSCQSHYTPHPVQCHCLERHLLLPPGLCLPETSLQNMDVERGERRAVCAKSDQVPSENKPNRTSNRRRRRRRKRNFQMDQPVVYFHQDCDTLEDCRVHIHYGNSGRQCHLPDIQPSVPIPLILNNGASNDWSFPFCECPSSFCQQQLYRVGSEPQLAGEQHINNMDPGHPFQDSCTEGYCDEDPVQDEPFYCQAIPNNPGSESNVEEICEEAV, from the exons ATGAAAGTCATCAACACTAATGGTGAAGCAGTAGTCAGGATTCATGTCAAGAGCGACACACTGGGTCGG ccAGCCTATGATGTGGGGATCCTAATGACTCTGATTGTTGCCTTCTCAGTTGTTGGCATGATCCTGGCGGTGAGAATCAAGTGCAAGCAGAATCGGAATCGG AATTCCTTGCAGCAGCAGACTATCAATGCAATCAGCCGGCTAGCTACACGACGTTACCAATCACGGTGCAGGTCTCAGGGTCATGAGCGTCAGAGCAGCCTAGATTCTCAGAGTAGCAGCATGTCGGAACCGGTGTGTGCCATCTGTCTGGAGGAGTTTGCTGAAGGGCAG GATCTTCGGATAATTTCTTGTTTCCATGAATTCCACAAGGAGTGTGTGGATCCCTGGCTTCTCCAGCATCGCACCTGCCCCCTCTGCATGTACAACATCATCG AAGGTAGTTCATCAGTTGCACAACATGAAGtccatgaccaagccaattcaGCTGCTCAGCTAAACCAGCGTGTACATTTGCTCCGACGATACCCTGGCCACGCGCACCTCCACAGGTCGAACACTGCCATTCCTTCCAGGGCTCCCCATTTGAACAATCCCAGAACTCCAGGAATGCAAATTGCGCCCCCTGGCCATTACTTTGTTACTCCAGAGGTCTACCGCGTAGGGTTTAATACAATGAGGTATGTGGCCACGAGGCCGCAACAGCCTTCAAACTTGCATAGGTGCAACTATCGCCGTGCTGATGGCCAAGGAGTTTTCTACAGACATCATAGACCCTTTACTGTTCGAAAAGGTCCACCCTGGCCAGACGAGTCTCTTCATCGACCATGTCTGCATAAACCTCCCTGCAGGCCGCAGCAACTTTCTGCATGCAGTATACCACTATCTTCACATAATTTAAAGCCTAACTGTGCTCCTGCACATTCACAGATCACCAGCAACCATGACAACCGTAGCTGCTCAGGGGACAGTTTTGGTATCAATTGTTCGGTGCGCAGTGGTTACCTGGCAGATAGCCCAGGTAGTGACTCCAGCTCAGGTCCTTGCCACTGCTCCTCCAGCGATTCAACACTGGATTGTACGGACATCAGTAATCATTGTACTTATGGGAGTCAGTCAACCTTCCGGAGCTCTCTGAGCAGTGAATACGATCCCCTTGTGtactgtgggacaggtggagagagtatgAAGGGTTCGTCCTTTGAAGAACGGAGACCCAAGTCACTGGACTCAGTTAGTGGCCCCCAGGAAGACCACGTGCTTAGTCACACTCACTACCACCATCATCGGCACCATCACAATGGTGATGCTCACCCGAGTCCTGAAGGAGAACACTGTATGAGCCCTGGCAAAAGCCCATCACAGAAGCAGGAAAATGAGCAGTTAGAGGAGTTCATGAGCAACATtcaacaccatcagcagcaggCAGAGTTCAGCTGTCAATCCCATTACACCCCTCACCCTGTCCAATGTCACTGCTTGGAGCGGCACCTGTTGCTTCCCCCTGGACTCTGCCTTCCTGAAACCTCACTGCAAAATATGGATGTTGAAAGGGGCGAGAGGAGGGCAGTCTGTGCCAAATCAGATCAAGTGCCTTCAGAAAATAAACCCAATCGgaccagcaacaggaggaggaggaggagaaggaaaagAAATTTCCAGATGGATCAGCCAGTGGTTTACTTCCATCAGGACTGTGACACCCTGGAGGACTGTAGAGTGCATATTCACTATGGGAACAGTGGGAGGCAGTGTCACCTCCCAGATATTCAGCCATCAGTGCCAATCCCTTTAATCCTCAACAATGGAGCTTCTAATGATTGGAGTTTCCCATTCTGTGAGTGTCCTAGTTCCTTCTGTCAGCAACAACTGTATCGAGTTGGTTCTGAACCACAGTTGGCTGGAGAGCAGCACATAAACAACATGGACCCAGGCCACCCATTTCAAGATAGCTGTACTGAAGGATACTGTGATGAAGACCCAGTACAAGACGAGCCCTTCTACTGCCAGGCAATCCCCAACAATCCAG GTTCAGAATCAAATGTGGAAGAGATCTGTGAAGAAGCCGTGTAG